The following are from one region of the Pocillopora verrucosa isolate sample1 chromosome 3, ASM3666991v2, whole genome shotgun sequence genome:
- the LOC136279571 gene encoding uncharacterized protein translates to MAVGRNFWLSANVCIFLCIYVFLLNYKSLHLQSNTSPNDRDVYFVSKECCRTEIAGNLRQQRSRYIARENGTPSTKLVKFLKIMQLSFFASAAIILSGDVCPQPGPLNQVVYDVPSLSIKANGLSIAHLNVRSLTGKIDQLNLVMSNNKGPDIWTFSETWLSNSIQDEEIHLPGYNCVRRDREGKQGGGVVIYCRESLNFTGQEDLMNANESVWIKINRTRCKPLIIGNVYRPPDQPVDTFLDNLNESLSRIDSTSDKVLLGDFNIDFSVQQKNANFPLKRKLRGITEAFDLKQLIMEPTRSTEYSETLIDLVFTNSHHKVVESGVFDLGLSDHSLVYCVLKSGRPRVAPKTIEYRSYKNYNKSTIANEMRERDYHLKKAKGNKMSRDWRENQGDAKGFWKTLKKTLPSSKTSTNISSLRVDGTVVTSDESIATVLNNFFVSIGRKLAEKFPDLSSPNQPEDNPNATGSGVSFQLISESFVRDAIKCLKPNKAIGLDKISARLLKDSGHTIVPSLTSLFNLLLQTGTFPSVWKNARVIPLYKKGDKQDPSNYRPISVLPTLSKILENAVHTQFYGYLTENNLISSKQFGFRLQSSSATASAQFIDQLLLGMDNGTVTGAVFSDLTKAFDTVNHSILSRKLSRFGVDDTAQNWFDSFLSNRNQVTCCGRAQSDPDTVPVGVAQGSILGPLLFIIYMNDLTFLNLVALLCTLMTPFCIFPPNSFQKSKLR, encoded by the exons ATGGCGGTCGGTCGCAATTTCTGGCTCTCTGCGAATGTTTGTATATTTCTCTGCATCTATGTGTTTCTTTTAAACTACAAGTCCTTACATCTACAGTCGAACACTTCACCAAACGACAGAGATGtgtattttgtttcaaaggaaTGCTGCAGGACTGAAATTGCGGGAAACTTACGACAACAGAGGAGCCGCTACATCGCCCGGGAAAATGGCACCCCCTCGACAAAGCTAGTTAAATTTTTGAAGATAATGCAGCTGTCTTTTTTTGCTTCAGCTGCCATCATTTTGTCTGGCGACGTTTGTCCTCAGCCTGGTCCTCTTAATCAGGTGGTCTATGATGTACCTTCCCTCAGTATCAAAGCCAATGGCCTGTCTATAGCACACCTCAATGTTCGAAGTTTAACTGGCAAAATCGACCAACTAAATCTTGTTATGAGTAACAACAAAGGCCCTGATATCTGGACATTCTCGGAGACTTGGCTCTCAAATAGTATTCAGGATGAGGAAATTCACTTACCGGGATACAATTGTGTGAGACGAGACCGTGAAGGAAAGCAAGGGGGAGGTGTAGTAATTTATTGCCGCgaaagtttaaattttactgGGCAGGAAGACCTCATGAATGCAAATGAGTCTGTCTGGATTAAAATAAACCGAACAAGATGCAAGCCACTCATCATCGGTAATGTCTACAGGCCCCCAGATCAGCCTGTGGATACCTTTTTGGATAACCTAAACGAATCTCTGTCTAGAATTGATTCTACTAGTGATAAAGTTCTTCTGGGAGATTTTAACATTGATTTTTCTGTTcaacagaaaaatgcaaattttccgcTGAAACGAAAGCTCCGGGGAATTACAGAGGCTTTTGACCTAAAGCAATTGATAATGGAACCGACCCGCAGCACTGAATACTCTGAGACGCTAATTGACCTAGTGTTTACAAATTCCCACCACAAAGTTGTCGAGTCTGGAGTTTTTGATCTTGGACTTAGTGACCATTCGCTTGTCTACTGTGTCCTTAAATCCGGTCGTCCCCGAGTTGCTCCAAAAACTATCGAATATCGTTCATACAAGAACTACAACAAATCAACCATCGCTAATGAAATGAGAGAGCGCGATTATCATCTGAAGAAAGCTAAAGGAAACAAGATGAGTCGAGATTGGCGC GAAAACCAAGGTGATGCTAAAGGCTTTTGGAAAACACTTAAAAAGACCTTACCATCGTCAAAGACCTCCACAAATATCTCTAGTCTACGAGTGGATGGCACAGTCGTCACTTCCGATGAGTCAATTGCTACTGTTTTGAACAACTTCTTTGTAAGTATCGGCAGAAAACTTGCCGAAAAATTTCCGGACTTGTCATCCCCCAACCAGCCTGAGGACAACCCTAATGCAACTGGTTCCGGGGTTTCTTTCCAGCTCATTTCTGAAAGTTTTGTCAGGGACGCTATTAAGTGTTTAAAACCCAATAAAGCTATTGGGTTAGATAAAATTAGTGCACGCCTGCTCAAGGACTCTGGACATACTATTGTCCCTTCGTTGACGTCATTATTTAATCTATTGCTACAAACAGGAACTTTTCCTTCCGTTTGGAAAAATGCGAGGGTCATTCCCCTATATAAGAAAGGTGACAAACAGGACCCGTCCAACTACAGGCCGATCTCAGTACTGCCAACGTTAAGTAAGATCCTAGAAAATGCCGTTCACACTCAATTCTATGGCTACCTAACAGAGAATAATCTAATCTCGTCAAAACAGTTTGGTTTTCGACTGCAATCCTCGTCTGCCACAGCTTCTGCACAGTTTATTGATCAGTTACTTCTCGGCATGGACAACGGCACCGTTACAGGGGCCGTCTTTTCAGACCTGACGAAGGCGTTCGACACCGTGAATCACTCCATCCTATCGCGCAAACTGTCCCGCTTTGGTGTGGATGATACTGCACAGAACTGGTTTGACTCCTTCCTTTCCAATAGAAACCAAGTTACTTGCTGTGGTAGAGCCCAGTCTGACCCTGACACAGTACCTGTCGGAGTTGCCCAAGGCTCAATCTTGGGCCCGTTATTGTTCATAATTTATATGAATGACTTAACGTTCTTGAATCTTGTAGCGTTACTTTGTACGCTGATGACAccgttttgtatttttcctccAAACTCATTTCAGAAATCGAAACTAAGATGA